The Pseudomonadota bacterium sequence GCCAACTGATCCCGCTAGAAACAAGAGCATGTCAACCGTATTCGACGACTGGCAAACGCTGAACCCGCTCCTGGAGCAGGCGCTAGCGCTACCCAAAGACCAGCAGCAGGATTTTGTGAGTTCCGTGGAAGACAGGAGCCTGCGCCAGCAGCTTGCCACGTTATTGAAGGCAGCCTATGAGGAATCCACGTTCATCAGCCGCGGCGGCGCGTTTGCGGGAGACCTAGGGGACGAGCTGGTCGAGGATTTGACCCGCGGTCGCGACCCCGAGCCCAAGCGTGTCGGGGCTTATCTGCTGGTTCGTGAAGTAGGTCGCGGAGGGATGGCGCAGGTTTTCCTGGGGCGCCGTGCCGACGGGCTCTACGATCAGGAGGTGGCCATCAAAATTATGTGGCCAGGGCTCATCCGCGGAGATCTCCTGGATCGTTTTGAGCGTGAACGTCAGATTCTTGCGCAGCTAACCAGCCCTCACGTTGCAAGACTATTGGATGGCGGCGTAACCGAAGACGGCCGGCCGTGGCTGGCGATGGAGTACACCCCCGGCGAACGCATCGATAGATTCTGCGAAGCGAACGGGCTAACCGTTCCTCAGCGGATCGCTCTGGTTCGGGACGTGATGGGGGCCGTGGCGGCAGCTCATCGCCTGGGCGTCATCCATCGCGATATCAAGCCCGCGAATATCCTCGTTGAGCCCGATGGCAACCCTCGCCTGTTGGATTTTGGGATCGCCAAGCAGCTCAATCAGGGAGACGCAGAAACCGTCACCGATGCGCGGGTTCTAACCCCACAGTACGCCAGCCCGGAACAAATCCAGGGGCAGCCGGTGAGCCGGGAGTCAGATGTCTACCAGTTAGGTCTACTGCTGTTCGAACTCCTCACGGGCGAACGCCCGTTCGCCGCCGCAAACACCACGCCGCTCGACTGGCAGCGCCGAATGCTGGAAGAGCTCCCTCCCCGACCGAGCCGGGTGGCAAAAAACACTGGCCAACACCTGTCGCCCGACCTCGATGCGGTTGTCCTCAGGGCGCTCGACAAAGATCCCGCCGTGCGCTACTCCTCGGTCGAAGACTTTTCCCGTGATCTCGATCATTACCTGCGGGGGCTGCCGGTGGATGCCCGAGCCGGGCGAAAGCTATATCGCGCTCGCAAGTTTGTCGCTCGCCATCGCTGGGCGGCCGCCGGAGCCACACTCGTGTTTTTGCTCCTGTTCGGCTGGGGCGCAAGTATGACCTGGCAGGCCCGTCAGATAGAGCTCGAGCGCGACGCGGTGCGCCTGGAGGCGGCCAAGGCGGCCGAGATGGCGCGCTTTATGACCGATCTGTTTGAGTACGCCTCACCGGGTGTCACGCAGGGCCAGCCGCTGTCGATTCGAGCAATGGTTGATCGCGGTGCTGATCAGCTCGCCGCAAGGCTGGACAACCAGGATACGCTTAAGGCCGACATGCAGGAGGCGCTGGGGCGGATTTACACAACGCTGGGCGAGTTCGACGCGGCGATCGCCCAATTTGACCAGGCAGCGCAGCTGCGATCTGAGCTTCCACAGCCGACCGTTGACCACGCCGATTTTCTTGAGGCGCGCGCCGCCGCGTTGCGCGGTGCCGGCGAGTTTGAGCCGGCACTGGCGCTCCTGGGCGAGGTGCTTACGATTCGCGTCGCAACGTTTGGTGAGCAGTCCGTCGCCGTGGCCCAAACCCACAGTTCTCTCGGGGACACTTACGCGGAATACGGCAAGACCGCCGAATCCAGCGAACACTACCGCCAGGCGCTTGAGCTTCGGGAACGGCTGCTGCCGGAAGACGATCTGTCGCTGGCGATGTCCAGAGGGGATTACGGCATTGTGCTGCATCGGCAGGGGCTCGCTGAACAGGCCGCCCCCTACTACGAGCTTGCGCTGAAGATCCAGGAGCCCAGACTGGGGGCGTCACATCCGTCGACGCTGGACACGCTGCGCAACCTGGCGGTGGTGCAGTGGAGCCTCGGCAAAAATATCCGAGCACGGGAACTGCTGCTCGAGGTATTGGACCGCGAGCAGGCCATTTACGAAAAAGACCACCCACGCATGTCTTTCACGTTGGGATTTCTCGCCCGAGTTGCCGAGGACGAGGGCGAGCTGGGCCAAGCCGAAGACTACTGGCGACAAACCTACCGAGTGATGGCCAACACCTATTCAGCCGATCATCTGGTCACCGCTGGAGCCGAGCATGCCTTGGGTGAGGTCCTGCTGAGGCAGGGCAAACTCGACGAATCCTGCGGGCGCCTGGAAAACGCGCTCAAAATCCGCCTCACCGAACTCAGCGACGAAGAGAGACGAGTAAATCAATCGCGTGTGCAGCTCGCTTTGTGCCAGGCCCAACGCGGCGAGTTCGCCGCGTCAGCCCAGCACCTGACGGCGGCTGAGCCACATCTGACGTCCGACGCTGATCGAGCAGCGGCTGAACACGTTCGAAGCTTGCTCGCCGCTCGCCGGTAGGCTCTGGCTCAATGATGTATCCCTAGCGTCCGGGTGGTTGCGCTTCAAAGCCGTCACGAAAGATGCTTTCGGGATCTGCACTGCCCATGACCGATATCGGATCGGACAACTCAGACGTGTTGCCGTCGGCGTCAGTGGCGGTGGCCACGACCACATCCCCGACCATAACGGGCAGAAGCGGCGAGATCGCGATAGACCGCAGCGTCTGAGCGTCAGACAGCGGATAAGCGTCTCGCCCGAGAAGCCTGGCGCCCTCCTCCCCGTCTGCGTCGACCAGAAAGAACTCGACGGTCAGCGGGTAAGCGCTGTTGGCCGGAGCCGAGTCGACCAGGTAGCTGTAGGTGAGCAGCATGTCGCCGTCCCCAACCACGCTAGAGAACTCCGGGTAGTTCTGCAGATTGTTGGCGCCGGCGTCAGCGTCACCTGGGTCGTTGAGGTTGCGCCCGTCATTGCCGATGTCGATTTCCGCGGTCACGTTCCCAAATACCTGGTTGCCGAGAAGCGCGTTGTTCTGGCCTTCAATCTCAAGACCCAGATCACCGTTGAAGGCCACCACGTTGGCGTCTGTGAGCTCGCTACCGCCGATGGTATTGTCCCGCGTGTCAGAACCCGTATCGATGCCGTCAGCGCCATTGCCGAGCATGAGCAATCCGCTGCGGTCAGTGCCGACGAAGTTGCGGCGTACCCGATTGTCGAAGGAAACGTCAAAGAGCAAAATTCCGTCATTCGCGTTAGCGCTTACCACGTTGTCGGCAATCAAATTATCACTGGCGTCCTGAATGAAAACACCGTTGTTTTCGTTGCCGAGCGGCGTGATTCCGTCAGCACCAACCCCAATCAGGTTGCCGATAACGTCATTGCTGTTTGTTCGCTGAATAGAAATACCCTGCAGTCCATTGTCGGCCAGCACGTTACCCGCGCCCTCCGCAGGGCCTCCGACAACGTTGCCGGTCGTAAAAAGCGCAATCCCGGAGGCCCCATTGCCTCGCGGCAGCAAGCCGGTCGCGTCCGTTCCGATCAAATTCCCCTGAATGATCGTATCGTTGGCGTTATTAAAGACCTGGACACCGTCACCCTCGTTAGCACCGATCACGTTACCCTCGCCAGGTGCAGTCCCGCCGATACGGGTCCCTGGGGCATTGCTTAGAAGGATGCCTGGCCCAATACCGCCGCCCGACGGACCGAAAAACTCCACGTTGGGCACCGGGGTGGTTCCATCCGCACCGATGCCAATGAAGTTACCGATCACCAGGTTTTCGTTTGCCGGGTTAGCCTCAAGTACCAAGCCGGCACCACCATTGCCCACGATAATATTGTCGCGAACGACCGATCCGGTTGTTCCCCTGAGGTTGACACCAAAAACGGTGTTTCCCAACGCGGTGTTGCCGCTGATATCGGAACCCACCCGATTGCCCGCGATCAGCACATTGCTGGTGTTTTGCACAAACAGGCCGTCCAGGCCGCTGGCGGCGATAACGTTGCCGACGCTGCCGATGCTTTCCCCGATGACGTGGTCGCTGCCGCCCACAACACTCATTCCCAATTCGTCATTACCGATGCCCTGAGTGCCCGTCGCATCCGTGCCGAGGAAGCTGCAGGTGAGCGTAAAACGGTCTGAGGTTCGGACCCTGATCGCTTCCAGCGGCGCTGAGTACACGCTGAATCCTTTGATCGTTACGTCGTCACCCTGAACCAAAAATCCGACTCCGCCAGCCTGCATTGCATCGACCGATACGTTCAGGGTTGGCGGCCAGGCGCTGCAGTCGCTGCCTGGCTGGGTGCCGGCGTCGACGACGATCTCCCCTGCCAGCGTTGGCAACGCCCCGGCAAGCAGTATCACGTGCGGCCCCGACCCCGGTATCGCAAAAACCACCTCATCGCTGCCGGCAGCCGCGTTCGCGTCCGCAATCGCCTGACGCAGCGTCCCGGGGCCAGCGTCCGCGGTGCTGGTCACGGTGAACGTGGCCGCGTTGGTTAAGCTCGCCAGCGACAGCGCCGCCAGGCTGGTCAGTGTTCTAAAAATCCCGCCGGCCATCGCCTGGCTCCTCGCTTCAGTCTCTAGTGTTAGAGGCGAAAGCGGCAAAGAAACCGGATCAAGGTTGGTCCAGTTTTTTCGCCAACGGGGCGACGAAACCTATGCCTGAACGTGAGCCAATCGATTTCCAGTTGGGAACGGGCTGTGGCCGCGAGCAGGCCGTGCCCCGAAGGATTCCACGGGTCACTCAAAGCCGTCTCTGAAAACGGCGTCTCCGAGCAATACGATATCCACATTCCGAATCTCGACAGGGCCCAGCGGGGAAACCTCAATAATCTGTTCTGGAAAGTTCTCCGACACGACCGTCAGCTCGATCGGCGTTCCGGCCGTTACGAGCGAGCTATATTCGCCGCTCAGCGGATTTGAAGCGGTGATCTGATTGGTACTGGTAAAGATGACTGTTCCCACCGGTCCGCCATCACCATCACTGACGTTGCCGGTGATTCGCGCGCCGAGCTGATTGAATTCCGAAATGTTCATGAAAACGTCATAGGGAAACTCGTTGCCGTTTAACCCGAAACATTCACGGATGCGGATCAGCACCACCTCGCTGTTTTGAGTTACCCCAAGACCGGCGTCGACAATTTCTCGTCCGACCGGGATCGGTACGCCGTTGGGCGCGCACTCGTTGAATTCCGCCAGCGGTTCGGCGTTGGGATCGACAACGCGCGTCGCGTCAAAGATCTGCACATTCGGGGTGATCTGACTACCGTCACCGCAGATTCCTTCGCAGACATCAAACGCAAAGATACCGTTATTGAGCCGAAAGATGATCCAGTCCTCGTCGTCCTCTGCGTGGAACCAGTGTCGATCAGATCGTCGCGTCGTGTCAGCAGCGTTGCTGTCCGGAAACCGGGCCCTCAGCGGTGTATCGTCAACCTCGAAGCGATCGAGTTCAGGCAACGGCTGTCCGGTCGTCGTTATGACGAATCCGTCTCGCCGCCCGCCTGGACGGACGTCGTTCAATCCGTCGCGATAAACATCATCCTCAATTTCGAGTAGATAGGTTGCGGGCGTCGGGGCATTGACCGCCAAATCAAAAGCAATCGTACCGAGGGAGAGGTCGGGGATTTCAGGCCCACTGGCGACACCTTGGATCCGAATCGCCACGCCAATAACCTCGCAAGTGACAACGACGTTTGCAGGCCGCCCAAGACTCCCGCCGCACCGCGTTAGGCTGGGAACCAGATTGATGGTGTCAAACCGGATGAACGCTTCAAAAACGTCCACACCACTCCCGGTGCCTTCGTAGTCAACGTCGATGGATACCCGACTGCCGGGTTCTCCCTCCGTCGACCCGAGCTGGAGCGCCGGTGCCGCCGCCGCATCCTGCCGCCAAAACGCCATGGCCACCACCAGCACAACCGTCAGTTTGAACTTCACGGGAGATTTTTGAAGGGAGCTGACGGGTTGCACGGCCTGCCTGCGGATCGGTGGGCAGTCTTAAGATTTAGCACACCAACCCCGGGCTGGCGAGGCGAACGGACAGAAAACCTGCGATGGATGGAGCTGAAACAGGATTGCCCTTGCACTAAAATCCGAATACCGGTTTCTGCGGGCATCGTGATGCGGCGCCCGGCCCAAATTTTCATGCTACGGAGAATCCCATGAACCCATCGATCACCCTGACGCGAACCTGCCGTAGCCTCTTCGGGCTCTTGAGTCTGCTGGCTCTCACGCTTGGCGCTAGCCCGGTGCTGGCGGATTCGCATGCCGGCGGTGCTGCCGGAGACACCAAGATCGTCCTGATTACCGGCGCCAATCGTGGCCTGGGGCTGGAGTTTGCCAAACAGTACGCGGACGATGGCTGGACCGTGATCGGCACGGCGCGCAGCCCGGCAAAAGCCGACGAGCTGAAAGCCGTGGCTGCCGAAATGTTTCAGCTGGACGTCACGGACCGGGCCAGCATCGCGGCGCTGGCGAAATCCCTGGACGGTCGACCCATCGATATGCTGATCAACAACGCCGGGATTTTTCCGCGCGTGGGTGAAATCGAAAAGGTGGACGCCGATGACTATGCACGGACGCTGCTGGTGAACACACTCGGTCCGGTGTTGGTCACCCAGGCGCTGCTCCCAAACCTTCGCGCCGGTGACATGAAGCACATTGTCAACATCACCAGCCAGCTCGCGAGCATCGAAAACAACGGCGGCAACTTCTACGGTTACCGTGAAAGCAAGGCCGGGCTCAATATGTTCACCAAAACGCTGGCAGCCGAGCTGGAACCAGAGGGTTTTGTTTGCCTCGCGCTCCATCCCGGCTGGGTCCGTACAGACATGGGCGGGCCCAGCGCCACCCTGTCACCGGAGGAGTCGGTCAGCGCAATGCGTGATGTCATCAGCTCGGTGAGCACTGGTGATAGCGGTCAGTATCGCGCCTATACCGGCGCTGTGGTTCCCTGGTAGCCGCTCCCTGGATTGTCGCTAGGCTGAGCCTCTCGGCGACCGGTGGATGGGCCGGTCGCCTGCTCGGAGCTCGCTTCGGATTTTGTCCTAGCTTGCCCCTAGGGCAGCTGTAGGTCCGTGTCGCCCGTCATGGGCAACACGGTACCGCCCGGCTGGCGAAGCTGCCTGCCACTAGCGGTGCCGATCGCACCCGCCAACGTGCGCTCCACTCTAAGCCCAATAACCGGTAGCCCGCCAAGCCTGGCGACCATCCCCTGGCTTGGCCCGCTGGCGACCCGGGCATCGTCGAAAGCGAAACCGCCACGCTGACCGGTGCGGCTCGAATCACCGAAGTGGAGCACCATGCGCCCGTCGGCCCGGGCCTTGACGTCTTCACCGACGCGAAAGGCCGAATCCAGTACCGGATCAGCGCTCACGTTCAGCACCTGAACCGTCCAGGGCAAATTGACGGAAAAGAATACCGGCGGGACCAGCACGTCGCCGACGCTGTTGGCAATTAGCACGGGGACCCGGGTTGGCGCACCTCGCTCGTCGCTGTAGGTCGAGCGGAACGGTAAGATCGGCACCGGCTTGTCAGCTGGGGCAAACGCTTCGTCTTCGAAATAGCGCCGGGTTGGAAACACCAAGATGGCGTCCGTACTGATCTCCAGAGCCTCGCTGATCCGGTAGGTGGCCGCCAGCGAAGCCTGACTCAGCGCGGCGCTGACCGCTTCATCGCCGGATCGCCACAGCAGGTCCACAGACCCCTCGTCGGTAAAGACCGTTGAACGCACGCCGTCCGATTCCTGGCCGCTGTTGGCGTTGCTCAGCTCGGACTCCCCGACATCGGTTGGCGTGGAGTGCTGCTGCCGGGCGCTAAATTCTTTGAGTGCAACGGGCACATATTCGTAGCTGACCCCAGAGGCGGCATCAACCAGCATGGCGCGCCCTTCCAGGCCGCCAGTAGGCGGCAATAGATCGACAGAGGCGTCAATGCTCCAGAATCCGTTTGGCGCAACCCAGGCGGTATGGAGGCCGAAACAGGCGTGATCGTTGGCGAGTGCTGCCGCATCGCCGGTCAGCTCTCCCATTTCAAAAATCTCGGCATACCCCTCTCCAAGCCGGCGATCGACATCAGGGTCGTCGTTGATCAGGTCCGACTGGAGCGCAACACTCGGCGCGCCGTCTGGCAAGACTCCATCGTTTTGGGACAGGATAGACGGCACCGTGCAGGTCGAATCAACGGTACTGACGAAGGGTCGGCGACCGTCGGGTTCAGAACCCAGCAAAGCTGACCAGCTGTCGCCACCCCGGATATAGAGATTGAACTTCAGCACCGCCCGTCCTTGTTTGGCCTCGCGCACCACCACCTTGAGTGCCTTTGGGCGGCTGCTGCCGTTGGTTACGGAAACCACGGTGTCCATATGCCGCGTTGAATAGTAGGGATAGATCAGGACTTGTCCCGTCCCGTTGCTGCTGACCGAGACGGCCGCAGCTTTCGCTGGGAGCAGCAGGATCGCCAACGCGAGCAAAACCGGTTTCATGCCTTACCTTTCGTCAATGCTTGCCGAGTTGACGCGGCAGACGTGAAAAACCCTCCAATCCGCTCGCACGGGTGGAGGGTTGTGATGTCTGATGTCGCGGGCTGGCGACGTCAGCCTGGCAGACGACCTAGAGCTGCTCCATGATGCGAGACAGCAGCGAGTTGAAGTTGAAGATCTCGTCCTCCAATCCGCCCTCCAGGTCGTTGGCCATACCGACGACAACGTAGGGGTCCTCGCCGTTTCGCTCGAGCATCCACGCGTAGGTGTAGACCATCTGACCGCTGGCGCCGGACTCCAGATTACCGCCCTTAAACCAGATACGGTCCCAGCGTTCGTAGAGGTTAGGAAAGCCCGGGGTTGCGCCAAGGGCGCGCTCCACGACCAGCGCAGCGTCCGAACCGGGGTCGTGCTGTCGGTGCTGGGCAAACGCCCCGCAAACGTCCAGCGGACTGGCCTGCCACGTTCCGGTGACAAATTCGGGCTCGTTGAAAAAGCCGCCGCCGTTGGTGGCGATGGAGCCCAGCGGAACCAGCCTGTCCAGCAGGAACTGGCGCTGAAAATTTTCCGTCCCGTTGACATAGCTGGCCGCGTCAGCCGAGCTCACCGAGAACAATAGGTGGAACTGCTCGCTGATGTTGAGCTGCGGCGCCATGAGTTCGGGCCGGGAGTGGCCGTATTCGGCGTGTATCTCGTTGAGCCGGCCTCGACCCACCGCTTCATGAAGAATATCGGTCGCCGTGTTGTCGCTGATGCCCATCATCAGCAGCGACAGCTCGTCGAGCGACACGGCGCTGCCGATCGGCAGGTCCAGCAGCGGACCGCCGGGAGCCCGATCATTCGCGGTTACCGGCAGCAGCTGTTGACGAGTGAGGGACCCGTCGTTGAGCGCTTCGGCAACCCCGGCCAGAATCCAGATCTTGAAGATCGACGCCGTGGCGCGCGGCTCATCCTCGTTGCGGCCGACAACGGTTACGCACTGGTTATTCTGAATTCGAGCGACCAGCAGGCCGGGTGAGGCCGACAGGCTCGCGTATTCGTCTGCGGCCTGCTCGATACTCAGATT is a genomic window containing:
- a CDS encoding serine/threonine-protein kinase; its protein translation is MSTVFDDWQTLNPLLEQALALPKDQQQDFVSSVEDRSLRQQLATLLKAAYEESTFISRGGAFAGDLGDELVEDLTRGRDPEPKRVGAYLLVREVGRGGMAQVFLGRRADGLYDQEVAIKIMWPGLIRGDLLDRFERERQILAQLTSPHVARLLDGGVTEDGRPWLAMEYTPGERIDRFCEANGLTVPQRIALVRDVMGAVAAAHRLGVIHRDIKPANILVEPDGNPRLLDFGIAKQLNQGDAETVTDARVLTPQYASPEQIQGQPVSRESDVYQLGLLLFELLTGERPFAAANTTPLDWQRRMLEELPPRPSRVAKNTGQHLSPDLDAVVLRALDKDPAVRYSSVEDFSRDLDHYLRGLPVDARAGRKLYRARKFVARHRWAAAGATLVFLLLFGWGASMTWQARQIELERDAVRLEAAKAAEMARFMTDLFEYASPGVTQGQPLSIRAMVDRGADQLAARLDNQDTLKADMQEALGRIYTTLGEFDAAIAQFDQAAQLRSELPQPTVDHADFLEARAAALRGAGEFEPALALLGEVLTIRVATFGEQSVAVAQTHSSLGDTYAEYGKTAESSEHYRQALELRERLLPEDDLSLAMSRGDYGIVLHRQGLAEQAAPYYELALKIQEPRLGASHPSTLDTLRNLAVVQWSLGKNIRARELLLEVLDREQAIYEKDHPRMSFTLGFLARVAEDEGELGQAEDYWRQTYRVMANTYSADHLVTAGAEHALGEVLLRQGKLDESCGRLENALKIRLTELSDEERRVNQSRVQLALCQAQRGEFAASAQHLTAAEPHLTSDADRAAAEHVRSLLAARR
- a CDS encoding right-handed parallel beta-helix repeat-containing protein — translated: MAGGIFRTLTSLAALSLASLTNAATFTVTSTADAGPGTLRQAIADANAAAGSDEVVFAIPGSGPHVILLAGALPTLAGEIVVDAGTQPGSDCSAWPPTLNVSVDAMQAGGVGFLVQGDDVTIKGFSVYSAPLEAIRVRTSDRFTLTCSFLGTDATGTQGIGNDELGMSVVGGSDHVIGESIGSVGNVIAASGLDGLFVQNTSNVLIAGNRVGSDISGNTALGNTVFGVNLRGTTGSVVRDNIIVGNGGAGLVLEANPANENLVIGNFIGIGADGTTPVPNVEFFGPSGGGIGPGILLSNAPGTRIGGTAPGEGNVIGANEGDGVQVFNNANDTIIQGNLIGTDATGLLPRGNGASGIALFTTGNVVGGPAEGAGNVLADNGLQGISIQRTNSNDVIGNLIGVGADGITPLGNENNGVFIQDASDNLIADNVVSANANDGILLFDVSFDNRVRRNFVGTDRSGLLMLGNGADGIDTGSDTRDNTIGGSELTDANVVAFNGDLGLEIEGQNNALLGNQVFGNVTAEIDIGNDGRNLNDPGDADAGANNLQNYPEFSSVVGDGDMLLTYSYLVDSAPANSAYPLTVEFFLVDADGEEGARLLGRDAYPLSDAQTLRSIAISPLLPVMVGDVVVATATDADGNTSELSDPISVMGSADPESIFRDGFEAQPPGR
- a CDS encoding SDR family oxidoreductase; this encodes MNPSITLTRTCRSLFGLLSLLALTLGASPVLADSHAGGAAGDTKIVLITGANRGLGLEFAKQYADDGWTVIGTARSPAKADELKAVAAEMFQLDVTDRASIAALAKSLDGRPIDMLINNAGIFPRVGEIEKVDADDYARTLLVNTLGPVLVTQALLPNLRAGDMKHIVNITSQLASIENNGGNFYGYRESKAGLNMFTKTLAAELEPEGFVCLALHPGWVRTDMGGPSATLSPEESVSAMRDVISSVSTGDSGQYRAYTGAVVPW